From Musa acuminata AAA Group cultivar baxijiao chromosome BXJ3-8, Cavendish_Baxijiao_AAA, whole genome shotgun sequence, one genomic window encodes:
- the LOC135644073 gene encoding protein CURLY FLAG LEAF 1-like, which yields MVSVQAALSPCADLVFLTKKRKRGDGEDHAEALFAEETKPVKAEEKEEEIELNLDAPLPLDWQRCLDIKSGQIHFYNTRTHRRTSRHPSKLSSEPPPPPSSRLSLDLDLNLMSPRSHLHEAEAEQMKHGKARNSCMLRTSDEADPGEMVASVCMRCHMLVMMTKAALSCPNCKFVHPPDRSWSALIKPALKLLCCKD from the exons ATGGTGTCCGTGCAAGCAGCCCTTTCTCCGTGCGCCGATCTCGTTTTCCTTACTAAGAAAAGGAAGCGTGGAGATGGAGAAGATCATGCAGAAGCTTTGTTCGCCGAGGAAACGAAGCCGGTGAAAGccgaggagaaagaagaggagattgAGCTTAATCTTGATGCTCCCTTGCCTTTGGATTGGCAACGATGCCTCGATATCAAG TCTGGACAGATACACTTCTACAACACCAGGACGCACCGGAGGACCTCCAGGCACCCAAGCAAGTTGAGCTCggagccgccaccgccaccgagcTCTCGGCTGAGCCTCGACCTGGATCTCAACCTCATGTCGCCCAGAAGCCACCTCCATGAAGCAGAAGCCGAGCAAATGAAGCATGGCAAGGCTCGCAACTCCTGCATGTTGCGGACGTCCGACGAGGCCGATCCCGGAGAGATGGTGGCCTCCGTCTGCATGCGTTGCCACATGCTGGTGATGATGACCAAGGCCGCCTTGTCATGTCCCAACTGCAAGTTTGTGCACCCGCCGGACCGCAGCTGGTCAGCGTTGATTAAACCAGCACTTAAGCTTCTATGTTGTAAGGATTAG
- the LOC135644000 gene encoding transcription initiation factor IIF subunit alpha-like: MSFDLVLKPCCDGCGSTSDLYGSNCKHTTLCLSCGKTMAANRGRCHLCGAFITKLIREYNVRASANMDKAFYIGRFVTGLPPFSKKISENRWSLHKEGLQGRQLTDNLREKYKNKPWILEDETGQHQYQGQIEGSQSTTATYYLLMMQGKEFLAFPAGSWYNFSKIAQYKQLTLEEAEEKMNKRRHNATGYERWMMKAATNGPAAFGEIKNEDVTKAEADGSVRLKKGKSNDDGNHSDKGEEDDDEEGARKNRLGLNKKAIDDDEEGAKGGDFDLDDEDIEKGDDWEHEETFTDDDEAVGNDPEEREDLAPEIPAPPEIKQDDEDEDEEDGGLSKSGRELKKLLGRAAGLNESDGDEDDEDDDDDEIGMSPVLAPKQKDAPKDEPTENTTSKASPPSTSARSSPVTSKSSKSKRKAGSDDAKISNGLPAKKVKADNSNAKAEPPTSSKRNVPPKSLHATTSKLGSMSSTAPVTEDEIRTVLLSATPLTTQDLVAKFKARLKSQEDKKAFADILRRISKIQKANGHNYIVLREK, translated from the exons ATGAGCTTCGACTTGGTGCTGAAGCCGTGCTGCGATGGATGCGGGTCGACGTCCGACCTCTACGGCAGCAATTGCAAGCATACCACGCTCTGCCTCTCCTGCGGCAAGACCATGGCGGCTAATCGTGGCCGCTGCCACCTCTGCGGCGCTTTCATCACCAAATTGATCCGG GAGTATAATGTACGGGCAAGTGCAAACATGGATAAGGCTTTCTATATTGGTAGATTTGTAACTGGTTTGCCACCATTTTCAAAGAAGATTTCAGAGAATAGATGGTCTCTTCACAAAGAAGGTCTTCAAGGACGCCAACTCACTGACAATTTGCGG GAGAAGTATAAGAATAAGCCATGGATATTGGAAGATGAGACAGGCCAGCATCAGTATCAAGGTCAAATTGAGGGCTCACAATCTACAACTGCGACATATTATTTGCTAATGATGCAGGGGAAGGAGTTCCTTGCATTTCCAGCTGGTTCCTG GTACAATTTTAGCAAAATTGCTCAATACAAACAATTAACTTTGGAAGAGGCTGAAGAGAAAATGAACAAGAGGAGGCATAATGCAACTGGATATGAGAGGTGGATGATGAAGGCAGCAACTAATGGGCCTGCTGCTTTTGGTGAAATTAAGAATGAGGATGTAACCAAAGCTGAGGCTGATGGAAGTGTCCGTCTTAAGAAAGGGAAGAGCAATGATGATGGAAATCATTCTGACAAGggtgaagaagatgatgatgaagaaggggCAAGAAAGAATAGGCTTGGACTCAACAAAAAGGCtattgatgatgatgaagaaggtgCAAAAGGAGGTGATTTTGATCTagatgatgaagatattgaaaaaG GTGATGACTGGGAGCATGAAGAGACTTTTACTGACGACGATGAAGCTGTTGGAAATGATCCAGAGGAAAGAGAAGACTTAGCTCCTGAGATTCCTGCTCCACCTGAAATTAAACAG GATGATGAGgatgaagatgaagaagatgGTGGATTGAGTAAATCTGGAAGGGAGTTAAAAAAACTGCTTGGACGAGCCGCCGGATTAAATGAATCTGATGgtgatgaagatgatgaagaCGATGAT GATGATGAAATTGGCATGTCTCCTGTGCTGGCTCCAAAACAAAAAGACGCCCCCAAAGATGAACCAACAGAAAATACAACTTCAAAAGCATCACCTCCCTCAACATCTGCCCGTTCCAGTCCTGTTACATCAAAATCATCTAAATCAAAGAGAAAAGCTGGGAGTGATGATGCAAAGATTAGTAATGGTTTACCTGCTAAGAAGGTGAAGGCAGACAAT TCAAATGCTAAGGCTGAGCCTCCCACTTCATCTAAACGCAATGTGCCTCCAAAATCATTACATGCTACAACTTCCAAACTTGGATCAATGTCTTCTACAGCTCCAGTGACAGAGGATGAGATTCGAACAGTTCTCCTTTCTGCCACTCCTTTGACAACACAGGACTTGGTTGCAAAATTCAAAGCCAGACTAAAATCCCAAGAG GATAAGAAGGCTTTTGCGGACATTCTCAGAAGAATATCTAAGATACAGAAGGCTAATGGTCATAACTACATCGttctgagagagaaatag